In Monodelphis domestica isolate mMonDom1 chromosome 4, mMonDom1.pri, whole genome shotgun sequence, one DNA window encodes the following:
- the monDomV1R1249 gene encoding vomeronasal 1 receptor monDomV1R1249, translating to MIVHGIALKIIIFFQTLVGVMGNSFLLGLYIITFFAGPRLRTIDMILTHLAFVNNLVLLSKGIPQIMAALGLNNFLDDIGCKFVFFFHRVSRGLSLCTTSFLSGFQAITISPESSRWAKIKPRVQKYTVPFWLFCWVFRMASNGPILIYMKGPQGHKNTTSILDFGFCSVLFNPSLTTSISAFLIFLPDAICLIIMIWASSFMVLVLYRHRQRVQYIHSSRLFSRPSLETRATQSILILVSIFVYCNLINSVLTVYVQFAKTNHWLLNVSSFLAACFPACSPFVLIFSDSQVSKYCLTIWEKIKPPSITDF from the coding sequence ATGATTGTTCATGGCATAGCACTGAAAATTATCATCTTCTTTCAGACTCTAGTTGGAGTCATGGGGAATTCCTTCCTCCTGGGCCTTTACATCATCACCTTCTTTGCTGGTCCCAGGCTGAGGACAATAGACATGATTCTTACCCATTTGGCCTTTGTCAATAACCTGGTGCTTCTCTCCAAAGGGATCCCTCAGATAATGGCTGCTTTGGGGCTCAATAACTTCCTGGATGATATAGGATgtaaatttgtctttttctttcaccGAGTGTCCCGGGGACTTTCTCTGTGCACCACTTCCTTCTTGAGTGGCTTTCAGGCCATCACCATCAGCCCTGAGAGCTCCAGGTGGGCAAAAATCAAACCCAGAGTTCAAAAATATACTGTTCCATTTTGGCTCTTCTGCTGGGTGTTCCGCATGGCATCAAATGGTCCTATTCTTATCTATATGAAAGGCCCACAAGGTCACAAAAACACCACTAGtattttggattttggtttttgttcAGTATTATTTAATCCCTCACTTACTACCTCAATATCtgcatttttaattttcctaCCTGATGCCATTTGTCTAATAATTATGATCTGGGCCAGTAGCTTCATGGTACTTGTCTTGTATAGACACCGCCAAAGGGTCCAATATATTCACAGTAGCAGGCTCTTCTCTAGACCCTCTCTTGAAACCAGAGCTACCCAATCTATCCTGATACTGGTTAGTATATTTGTATACTGTAACTTAATCAATTCTGTATTGACAGTGTATGTTCAATTTGCAAAGACTAACCACTGGCTGTTGAATGTTTCTTCCTTCCTGGCTGCCTGCTTTCCAGCTTGTAGCCCTTTTGTGCTGATCTTCAGCGATTCGCAAGTATCTAAGTACTGCTTGACTATTTGGGAGAAAATAAAGCCTCCATCCATCACTGATTTTTAG